The nucleotide sequence tatcatctatatttcacctttgggtaaaatattaacatatttagtattcactcaagatcacttatgaaggactgataccatccttatggaatagtattgttacctttggataTACGACCCTAAAATACAaagatatccaaaacagtatcatcctacctgatcacataattatttgaaatagattctcctttgggattatataaatctcctaattatatgtgtcatcatgaatattattttatttaatatcatttaggattaatttcataatgtattttatagattattggtccaggtcgctttggtggctacaagaccaatacaaaaagataaaatacaatctaaaatatctataagaactttattataattcatatcccatTAGCCTATCATCTCAGGTTACTTTGGTAGCTACaagttagataaaacttaggaagataaattacaaataatattcactaaatttctttatcctAATTCATACtaccattatgaatattattttatttaatatcatttaggactaatttcataatgtattttataaattattagtccAGGTCATTTTAGTGGTTGCAAAactaatacaaaaatataaaatataatctaaaatatcctataaatgataagacctttattataattcacatatCATAAGTTTATTATCCCAGACTACTTTGACAGCTATCGGTCATATAAAacttaagataaattataaataatattcataaatttatttatcttgattcatactaaagtagttcaataataaaataacaatcataataattattgaatattaatcaataaaataaaaatttatatgataatcatgataacatatgaaTCATGAAGAGCATTTATGTGAAAGAAAACTATCATTtcacaatttcaaatatatacatgtgaataatcaaatgaatatccaagaataataattaaattttatttatcacatattaaaatataatcaataattcatgtgagaaaattataaaagtaatcgtaatttatagtttttttaattaaaaattaaaacaatcaaataatcaaaatataatcatgattaaatttaatcataattataataaatcatatttatcaattttataattgagaatataacttaaaattcttAATTTCATACAGGTAAAATTGTAAATatattgataggatataaattgaaATTACGAAAGTCACAAAGGGTAGAACTATAATTTAGCAAAACCCTAGCATCTAGAGTAAAACTGTAATTTGGCAAAACCCTAGCCTGCGCGTGCGGTGTTGCCTCTGCCTGTGCGTGGTCCCTACGGTCGCGATGCTGTCACCGCAAGGCTTCCTCTACCTACGTGCGACCGCTACGACGGTTCCTATCGCGCATGGCCGCCGCTTGGTGCAGCCTGGCCACGCGCGACCATCGTCGGTGCGCGGTTGCCACGCCATGGTGCTGCCTGTGCGGCCTGTGCTCGTGCGCGACTATTGCCGCTGCCCTCTATCCACgaggggcaacaactgttgctattTGTGGCCACCGCCCTTCCGCCTGCGCCTTCTGCGGATGCCACTATTACGCGTGAGGGTCGTCGCCGCCTTCACACAGGGTGCAGCCGCTACCTTTCGCGAGCACTGTGTTCACAAGCAGTGCGAGATGCCTATGGTGCCGCCACCACTCGCAAGCGAACCGCTGCCCGTGCACGACCGTGATGCGTGGCTTTAGGGAGGTACACGACCCTGTGGGGTTGTCAACAACGATCAACAGAGATGATCGCCTCAATAACATCGATAGTAAATCCATCAATCAAACATAAAGATCGTACATTGCTCATAATTAACGATAGGGCAAATCATATAGGAAACACATATCAATAATATCCGACGAATCATTAATACatcgtaaataaaaataataaatctaataatttgatctcaagaacctggctctgataccaattattagcataaaatatgtaatcatgttatctgtaatgcgaaaaaacttttatgccaagattgaaatcaaataaattggatctaacaatattacgatgtgTACCTTTCATTGTTGTTCAAAAGAATAAACCTTATCTAATATACAAGCACCTTCATCGTCGGATCTgagatatcaatctgcaaggagaactagatcctttttctctcttcctagattgatggattaggggattaggagagagggagattgagagaaagacCTTAATCTCTTAATCTCTCAACTACATTGAAATCTGAGATCACCCCCTTTTAGCCCATAGTGGATTAGGAAGATTAAGAAAAACTTTGCTACAGTTTAGCCCCtataggtcctgtctatttataggcgagaataaatggtcctgtctatttataggcgagaataaatggtctaggataagttattaggagagttcctccaatcaatgttatctcctaaggaatcctactttaactgaatttttttctattgaccaataaccataatcagaaataaaaccacatatctataatatatcttacctaattaaataagatcacataatctaacatattGTTGTCGTGGAGAATAACTTCCCGTATTATCATGTTTTGCATGCTCGCTCCATTTGCATTGCAGCGTAGCCAGCAATTCTCGCACCAAACAAAAGCTTCCCATTCAACAGACGAGGCCATGTCCAGCAGAAGTTTGGTCAATGATAATTCCAGCAAAAAAACAAAGCGTCTTCTTCGACTTGGATAAGAAGTCAAAGAGCCGCGAAATGTACGTCAATAAGACTTCAGGAAGATCTCCGTTTTCTTGTTGTTTGATTGAACGAAAGGAGCTCTAAAATCTGTGGGTGTCAGACAATCCAATGAACACCGGTGAATCACAAACTGCTGAGCTACTATCCTCTTCGCATCGCTTCTTCAGTCAGTTCCGAAAGAACTGATTCCAAGTCAAAAACCCATCGAATGATCTAAAGCTTGTTCGTCAGCTAGTCTGTTGAGTACGAGTTATCCATTTCCTACCAACACACAGCAGATTCTTTATATATCTGCTTCATCGTCAGAATAATTTTTGATCATCCGCGGACAATAAAAATGCATGACAATTGAATTTGATGCCACATATAGCTCGAGAAAGCTTTCCACAGAATAATAGTTTGGGGTCTTGGGATATTAATCACTTGACATGTGAGAGGAGCTCAATCATACAGCAGGTTGAGGCGAGTACACTACCAAATAGATTCGAAGTCAAGTCGATGAGAAGAAGCTTCTTGTTTTGGCTAACGGAGGAGGAGCAGGAAGAAGATGAAGCTTCCTACAACGTTGACTTCCGTGGCTTTCTCCAGCCGTCCGATCGAGATCGTGCGTCTGGTAATTGTCTCGATCACCGTCCGTGATCTGATCAAACGGTCGAGGATGAGAAGCAGAAGGGCCCAGCACATCGATGCCATCATTGGGCAACTCGGTGAGTTTGATGGATGCATTTGACCAACAACATCATTGGAATTAAGTTTCTTACCCGTTGGAAACGGAACCCGTATGACTTAGTTGAGCTGTTATTGGAGGAAGATGTGGCGTAAAGGTGGTGGCCCACGTGAGTCCCAGTTTTTCTCTTATAATGGAGCGGGTAGTAGAAGCGGGTGTCGTACATCGTTGGCTGCCCCGAGCACATGGGACTGCGTTCTGTTGTCGCCGACGGGGCTTTCTCGGTCACCTTCTTAAAGTGCACCGGACGATTTCACCGCCCATCCGTTTTCTGGGTTATCGTGTCCGCCACCCGATCCTTGGACCTCAGCGATGGAGCCGAACGGCGCGCCGCCAGGGCAGGCGACTGCTGGCCACCGGTTTGGACAGATCCCACCGCCGAAcccccgcggcggcggcggcggtggacaCCGGCGGGCCCTCTCCGAGACCGTCCTCCGCCTCCCTGATGACCTCTTCTTCGACACCGACCCCGACTTCGGCATCTCGGACATCGACTTCCCCTCGCTCTCGGACGATAACCTGTCCGGTGGCTGCGGGGCTGTCGCGGCCGAGCCCGGAATGTCGGATCCGGCGGCGGCCACGTCGGGGAGGACCGTCCCGGGGGCTCACCTTAGGAGCCTTTCGGTGGACGGCGGGATCTTCGACGGGCTAGGGTTCCAGGCCGACGCGGCGGCTGGAGGCAGCAGCGCCGGTGTAGGGGAGCAGGAAAGGAGGGGCCACCACCGGCGGAGTGGCTCGATGGACGGGTCATTCTCACCGTTCGAGGGGGATTCGGCGGCGACGTTGTCAGATTACGCGAAGAAGGCCATGACGGCCGATAAACTTGCGGAGTTAGCGCTGATCGATCCCAGGAGAGCGAAAAGGCATCACCTTTCGTTTCCCTCATCTCCTTTGCCCCCTTTTGCTCTGTGATTTAATCTTTTGGAGCCGATTCCGGATTTTTTAGTTACTAATTTCTATATGAAACCAAGTCGGACTTTGTGTTTTTTACTTCTTATTTTCAGACTAATTTTTGCTGTTGGTTATGTTCCTCTGTTCTAAattcatttgcatcttctcttgttTGCTGCTTACTCTCAATTTCTTTTACTAAATTCTTGCACAAAAATGTCATATTTGCTTCCTCTTTTGTTAGATCAACACGTGAAATCACAATCAATTTAGCATCGCTCTGCAAATTATAGCAAAAGCTGCTTCAGCATCTATGATTTTgatattactttttttttcccTATTTGTTGCTGCAGGATTCTTGCAAACAGGCAATCCGCTGCTCGTTCGAAGGAGAGGAAGATCCGTTACACTAATGAACTTGAGCGGAAGGTGCAAACACTACAGACTGAGGCAACCACTCTTTCGGCGCAGCTCACACTTCTTCAAGTATGAACTACCTACCGACTGGCTTTGTTATTTGAAGTTCAGTAAAATTATTGAATTGCACATGATTTGTTGGCTTTGAATAAACATAAACGAAGCTAAATCGATGTCACTATCGGTGAAATAATTTAGTTTATCTTCTGTTGACATTAGTGTTGCTTTGGGATTATTCTATTGCAAGTAGATTATTTAGTTGTTTGAGTGTAAACATTGAAGTAACAGTTAATTATTCTGCCAGAAGTTAGTCCTTGCAATGAAAAATAGCACCCGCAAGGTGGTAGATTTCTAACGATCAAATACATGGATGAACCAAATCCTTCGGCTTTGACACATGTAGATTACATTGAAGATTTCAAGTTCGACCGAAGTTGATCTTATATCGTGGTAGTTTATTTATATTATGTAAGCTTGACTCATTTGAAGCCGTGCTTTTGGCATCCATTGTTTATGTTATATATGAAATCAAACCATCCAATGTCCTTGACAAGAATTTGCAGAGCAACTGCATGTAatcaaattttgcagatctttgtcAGGAAGAGATGGCTTTTTGCTAGTTTCGGCTAAAATCGATAGAAATATAATGGAAACCCCAGCTCGATTCTTTATTAGATTATCCGAAACTTAGGACCTTGCATGGCACCTCATACTTGtgattttcccttttttttactGCATGTGCCCTTTTCTGGTTGGTTGTATATCATGACTGAATACTACACAGCAATGCACAAGATTAGTTTTGAGTGATCACTAAGCATCATCTGTTGTATTTCACATTTCTTAAGGTTCTTACCACGATCAAAACTAATGGACTTTCTTTTTAACCATTGTTTTATTGTTTGAAAAATGTTGTTGAGCATTTTTCAGAGAATCTGAAAGCACAATGGTCTGATGTCTGAGTCCTTGATAATGCAGAGGGATACTACAGATTTGACTGCTGAGAACAGAGAactcaagttgcgattgcaggcaATGGAGCAACAAGCTCAACTTCATGATGGTATGTGTTCAACAATACACTAACTGATGTCTGCTAGTTTAAGCTCAGATATCCTTGAGCTTTCTGTAAGTGCATTTAATTTTAAGATGTTGAATGATGAAGCAAAGCAAGAATTTCCTTCTAGATATACAACTGAATAGGCAGCTTATAGTATATCTTATCAACTCATTGAAATTAGCTCTGATCATATCTGCCAGATACCTTTTAAAATTTAATACAATAGGAGAACATATATCGGAGAATTTTCTTGGGAAAGATACATGCATGTCCCTGTAACAGATATAGATTTGTTCGAGTATAATCTAGAACACTTGTTATAACACTGCTGTTGCAGTTTAATGCTTGTTATGTTCAGAAGCAAAATTTGGGATGACAAACACAGACTTGTTTAGGGTAGGGGAAAACTAGATAGTCATGATTAATCTTCTACTTCCCAGCTTCCAGCATTAGTCTTTGGACACAGAAATATGAATTTGTTGGCaacaaggatttttttttttttttttgcaaagaatAAGTGGTGAAGGCAGGATTCAAGCCCAAGACCTTGCGATGTACTGTCAAGGTCTTTACCAATTAAGCTAGTTGGCACCTTCAGACCATGTCTTCAAGCATGTCAGATTTGACTCTAAGCAGAGTCAAAGAAATACACTTCTCCAAGCATGCGTTCTGATGGCTGATGTGGCCTGAACAATTTGAGTCATCCACAAATAAATATTGTCTCACCTCCTGtctctttccttctctctctGTCTCCATCGAAACCCATAACTTTTCCATGCTGCTCTTCTTTGTGCTTATTTCAACACTCAGCTTTTGCTAGAGACACCTTTGCTCTATGTCTTTGTCAACATTTGCTCCAAAGAACTCAGTAAAGTTTTTCTCTTCTTGCATGCATATATAACCCTACAGGATTGGCTAAACATATATTTACATGCCACCCTCGAAAGTATCAATTTGCATACTCTTGGAAACCATACCATGCCTTTTACTTCCACAATACACCTATAGATGTTGTACTAACCAAGATTTAAATATGGGTCTGCGTACTGGAATCTTATGGGACGGGTACTCGATGGCTGGTTTGATAGGGTATGTGTCGGTATTGAATGGTATTTTAGGTATATCATGTAATTTATAAACATGATGCTAATCCTAGTTAAACTTAAGTTAGTGTCAAGTCTCAATCCAAGCAGCAacggatttctttttattttcttcttgctGATGTAACCCTCTGTTTATGGGTTACAGTTTGGAGGGTGCTCTGGCAATTTGCTTTGACTGGCCTCGTCATGTTGGAATACAGACCACTAATGTACATCGGTTTGTATGTCATTTTACACGATGACAAACCAATTCTAGAGGAGTATATACACGCAAATCTGTTGGGTCTTTTGTAATTTACACTATTATATGAATCATCTATAGAAAAGCTTTCTAAGGACCACAGAGGGTTACTTTGTCTAGAAGGGGGATTTGAATTTGCCAGTTCCCTGTGGTGCACTAATTAGTAACAGGATGGCAAAATTTTGGTGGCTTAGCTTTCGTCTTTAAACGCCAAGTTTTCTCAGATGAGAAGTATTTCGTTAATCTTGTACTCCAGGACTTCTGAGCCTGACCATCCGCTGCCTAGCTAGAGGTTCTATTCGTGAAGGTTGAATCCTGATGCGTTATTTTTTGGTCATATATTTTGTATGTTCTGATGCAGCTTTAAACGACGCTTTGAGAGAGGAAGTGCAGCGGCTTAAGATAGCAACCGGACAACTTCCAAGCGCAAATGGAAATCCTTTCAACGGCGGGCTTCAGCATTCTGTATCGAACTACTACGCTCACCCACAGCAGTTGCCGCCCCAGAGTTTGCGTCACGGTCAGCATCTGCATCCATCTCAGATGCAAATTTCTTCGAATGGTCAGTCACTTGTTCATTCCCCAAGTGATCCCATGGACTTCATGTGAGGGCAAAGTCGACGATCTAGATGGACTTCAAGTGAGATAAGTTAAAAGGCCAGCGACATTGAATGCAGCTCATAGAAATTTGGTAGGGAATCGTTCGTTGTTCTTTGTACCATTAAGTACAATAAAAATGTATCTCTCATTGGGTATGTTTGAGCTGAACAAGTCTTCTGGTTGCAGTTGTGTACAAAGTTGATGGGGAGATACATAATTCACATGACAGTCAATCTTGTTGGTAATTGAAGTTTCAGTTTCAGTTTGTCTTCAGGAATTGAGGGATTCCTTTTGTTGTTTTTGGCTCTGTGATTTTGGCTCCAAAGACATTTGTTTAAACTGTTCTATATATTTTAGTCTGTCAAGAAATTGATCGAAAGAACTCCCATCTCTATGTTTCAGCCAAGCATCGTTTCCAGCACCTTCCAACCTCTGAGAGGCAGGTAGTAACTTCTTCTCATGCACATCTCATCAAAGATTTTATGGCTTATGTTTAATGCTCATgaaataattttgattctttcaTCATTTTGCATTGCCTTCCGATTTCATTTTGGTTGTCAACaatttatcattctcaaatttaaACTCAATTGCGCTTTCAAATTATTCAATGAATTCTATTATTTTTCTATGTAGTTTAATTGCTAATTCTCTTTGGTTATATATGGATCGATCAA is from Musa acuminata AAA Group cultivar baxijiao chromosome BXJ1-6, Cavendish_Baxijiao_AAA, whole genome shotgun sequence and encodes:
- the LOC135676460 gene encoding transcription factor RF2b-like — encoded protein: MEPNGAPPGQATAGHRFGQIPPPNPRGGGGGGHRRALSETVLRLPDDLFFDTDPDFGISDIDFPSLSDDNLSGGCGAVAAEPGMSDPAAATSGRTVPGAHLRSLSVDGGIFDGLGFQADAAAGGSSAGVGEQERRGHHRRSGSMDGSFSPFEGDSAATLSDYAKKAMTADKLAELALIDPRRAKRILANRQSAARSKERKIRYTNELERKVQTLQTEATTLSAQLTLLQRDTTDLTAENRELKLRLQAMEQQAQLHDALNDALREEVQRLKIATGQLPSANGNPFNGGLQHSVSNYYAHPQQLPPQSLRHGQHLHPSQMQISSNGQSLVHSPSDPMDFM